One window of the Sparus aurata chromosome 17, fSpaAur1.1, whole genome shotgun sequence genome contains the following:
- the cep162 gene encoding centrosomal protein of 162 kDa isoform X6, which yields MSHRLTKEELDEQFELFLKESVSDDSVDLSRSDKHLGAQSSRQSAQKPTVSWWEDDEHSRRTGRAELAKSRFIKARKSQPEDNNVVSAEPFHKPVPKPRSKALDKLVDLDVTHKNTVLEVSQTVERQRTSSDDWHSASLSLTHDDHQCVSGQRSPDETHCNDTPPASTDSQGDSEDGLLGSGKTFRKSLRNSQSIKEEEEDPGDTVLEDEGLEVAAIIKDSTETEDSVMVPAVNTTNMGLDTLEEEVEKARFFAQLEAGASSTIDYSKLNIELDLSTSTTGTNLRKAEEAVEQSDDDQRKTRVTETIRESPAFTGSPHYSEDFEEEEDGKEPHQKSKMSPILAKVSLYDSLDDTGGDDKRKDTAGSLDRGQSYVQSGGSEMEALHEAYRQIHVVEGSDDHNHHYSSVGGISSPVSPSSPPPQARQSLQPASTNESELPTAEELMRPIRPEKDQIRGFTLQPVSAVEPDQEKTSHFFERTFPDPIPPDSQLKRPGAAYPIAGLKGEKRLHSPDPPNHNLAWSIRQEVERLMQDQNKYSSESSSQADKAKKQPAFHGSTISHPSTSSVRKPTVSSVRGRRVERGIAPPSRAQSAVSRPLQHAQEKAKFTKSQGKDEHTAEPGVKVSSELVASVQSLVAVLQQQIDTSSHHQDATHTLEARQAHSLPEDNAQHTQTCTLHSQVEELRVQLAHKERELQVAKEGAEELNSLRQQNYLLQSKLRSAEEAGQKKRWTDAADSAEVERLQQMEKDRKEQEMLIKGYQQENEKLYLQMKAEQVRSKANEEAMFSENQRLLNELALSREQLHKTSRAVGNVCSMDHTQRITDLLAQLNTFQRNEDKLSEDIHRLKQEKQSLDVDLQLMKKERDLAKAQAMSASGDRTFETHVLEDRHREEVAALKKKLQWFAENQELLDRDAGRLKAATAEIQRLKEQVEKLKMDVGKRSSEHQRKAKEKSVDIKRMQDLERQVKELEQILRHRNPNSLPALIYAAATAGSHDDEPTRTSPPSRISALLERRIQRLEAELESHDEEAKRSLRAMEQQFHRFKLRYEQQISELEQQLEAANSAAGTESRESQVPTLEQELQQVKETHKEREQSLQDQIESLQQQLKHKSHPSPARHQRQAEEAVGVRIERLNQELSAKTQSIRELSRTVERLQKERRSMLCVPSTRAHTRSTDTKQQAGPVRTLCSATAGETCGVKETFPAAQYEKTYQPTVFTGSHISEVQQENEALKQQLELLELQSKQDKEALKVDATQAKEELSRLQEHCAEQLSSMKAEHLRVLEQLRASHALEHSASRVAELANKLNTQELTVKHLQEQLRELQGVKDALAISRTREDALQKQLTRLLKELKESKEAQSPEVKLMCSLERKILNMELRHQHREKELQQVIGGSWQTVDADQQSEVEHWKHLAQDKSRELEAFRLELDSILNILRHLQRQGVVLPLTAPSTHIK from the exons CAGAGCTGGCCAAAAGCAGATTTATCAAAGCCAGAAAGTCTCAGCCTGAGGACAACAATG TTGTCAGTGCAGAGCCTTTTCATAAGCCGGTCCCCAAACCTCGCAGCAAAGCTCTGGATAAACTGGTTGACTTGGATGTGACGCACAAAAATACAGTTTTGGAGGTTTCCCAGACTGTGGAAAGACAGAGAACTTCATCTGATGACTGGCACTCTGCCAGTCTTAGTCTCACTCATGATGaccatcagtgtgtgtcaggACAGAGGAGCCCTGATGAGACACATTGTAATGATACTCCCCCAGCCAGCACCGATTCCCAGGGGGACAGTGAAGATG GACTGCTTGGTTCTGGGAAGACTTTCAGGAAGTCTTTGAGGAATTCCCAGTCTattaaggaggaggaggaggatccaGGAGACACTGTTTTGGAGGACGAAGGACTAGAAGTTGCAGCCATCATCAAAGACAGCACTGAGACAGAGG actCAGTGATGGTACCAGCTGTGAACACTACCAACATGGGGTTGGACACTCTGGAGGAAGAAGTGGAGAAAGCCAGGTTCTTTGCCCAACTAGAGGCTGGAGCTTCATCAACAATAGATTACTCCAAGCTGAACATAGAGCTGGACTTATCAACTTCTACTACTGGTACAAACCTCAG GAAAGCTGAGGAAGCAGTAGAGCAGAGTGATGACGATCAAAGGAAGACCAGAGTCACAGAGACCATCAGAGAGTCTCCAG CTTTTACAGGGTCGCCACATTACAGTGAGGATttcgaggaagaggaggatggaaaAGAGCCACACCAG AAGTCTAAAATGTCTCCAATTCTTGCCAAAG tttctctctATGATTCCCTGGATGACACTGGTGGAGATGACAAGAGAAAGGACACAGCAGGATCACTTGACAGAG gccagtcttATGTGCAGAGTGGCGGGTCAGAGATGGAGGCTCTCCATGAGGCCTACAGACAGATCCATGTTGTGGAAGGTTCAGATGACCACAATCACCATTATTCATCTGTGGGAGGGATCAGCAGCCCCGTGTCtccatcctcccctcctccacagGCCAGACAGTCTCTTCAGCCTGCTTCAACTAATGAATCAG agCTACCCACAGCAGAAGAGCTGATGAGACCCATCCGGCCAGAGAAGGACCAAATCAGAGGCTTCACCCTCCAGCCTGTCAG TGCTGTTGAACCTGACCAAGAAAAAACATCCCACTTCTTTGAAAGGACTTTCCCAGATCCGATTCCACCAGATTCACAACTGAAGCGCCCAGGAGCAGCTTACCCCATTGCAGGGTTAAAGGGAGAAAAGAGATTGCACTCCCCAGACCCTCCCAACCATAACCTGGCATGGAGCATCAGACAGGAAGTAGAGAGGCTGATGCAGGATCAGAACAAATATTCATCTGAATCCTCTTCTCAGGCTGACAAAGCTAAGAAACAACCG GCCTTCCATGGCTCCACGATTTCTCATCCCTCTACATCTTCAGTGAGGAAACCCACCGTGTCTTCTGTGAGAGGCAGGAGAGTGGAGAGGGGTATAGCACCACCTTCCAGAGCTCAGTCTGCTGTGTCCCGTCCTCTGCAGCATGCACAAGAAAAGGCCAAATTCACAAAGAGCCAAGGAAAAGATGAGCACACCG CAGAGCCAGGTGTGAAGGTGAGCAGTGAGCTGGTGGCGTCTGTTCAGTCCCTGGTGgctgtcctgcagcagcagatagACACCAGCAGTCACCACCAGgatgctacacacacactggaagCCAGGCAGGCGCATTCTCTTCCAGAGGACAAt GCCCAACatacacagacatgcacactcCACTctcaggtggaggagctgagagtCCAGCTGGCTCACAAAGAGAGGGAGCTGCAGGTGGCGAAGGAAGGAGCAGAAGAGCTAAACTCACTCAGGCAACAGAACTacctactgcaaagcaag CTGCGGAGTGCAGAGGAAGCGGGTCAGAAGAAGAGATGGACTGATGCTGCTGACTCTGCTGAAGTGGAGAGGCTCCAGCAGatggagaaagacagaaaagagcaGGAAATGCTCATAAAAGGTTACCAACAG GAGAATGAGAAGCTCTATTTGCAGATGAAGGCTGAGCAGGTCAGGAGTAAAGCCAACGAGGAAGCCATGTTCAGTGAAAACCAGAGGCTGCTGAATGAGCTGGCTTTGTCTAG GGAGCAGCTACATAAAACTTCTAGGGCTGTGGGAAATGTCTGCTCAATGGATCACACTCAGCGCATTACAGACCTGTTAGctcaattaaatacatttcag AGGAACGAGGACAAGCTGTCTGAGGACATCCACAGACTGAAACAAGAAAAGCAATCTCTGGATGTAGATCTGCAGCtgatgaagaaagagagagatctGGCTAAAGCTCAGGCCATGTCCGCCTCAG GTGACAGGACTTTTGAGACGCATGTCCTAGAAGACAGGCACAGAGAGGAGGTGGCGGccctgaagaagaagctgcagtgGTTTGCTGAGAACCAGGAGCTTCTGGACAGAGATGCTGGCAGACTGAAGGCTGCTACAGCTGAGATACAACGACTCAAAGAGCAG gtagaaaaactgaaaatggaTGTCGGCAAAAGAAGCAGTGAGCATCAGAGAAAGGCCAAAGAGAAATCCGTGGACATTAAGAGGATGCAGGACCTGGAGCGACAG GTCAAAGAGCTGGAGCAGATACTAAGACACAGAAACCCAAACTCCCTGCCTGCTCTGATCTACGCTGCAGCCACAGCCGGTAGTCATGACGACGAGCCAACCAGGACATCCCCACCCAGCAGGATCAGTGCCCTGCTGGAGCGCAGGATTCAGCGCCTGGAGGCTGAGCTGGAGAGTCATGATGAGGAGGCCAAGCGCAGCCTGCGGGCCATGGAACAACAGTTCCACAGGTTCAAG CTACGCTATGAGCAGCAGATCTCAGAGCTCgagcagcagctggaagcaGCAAACTCAGCAGCGGGGACGGAGTCAAGGGAGTCACAGGTTCCAACACTGGAGCaagagctgcagcaggtgaagGAAACCCACAAGGAGAGAGAACAATCCCTGCAGGACCAGATTGAGtctcttcagcagcagctcaaaCACAAG AGCCACCCCAGCCCGGCCAGGCACCAGCGTCAAGCCGAGGAAGCGGTCGGTGTCCGGATAGAACGGCTGAACCAAGAGCTCAGCGCAAAGACACAAAGCATTCGGGAGCTGAGCCGCACCGTGGAGAGActgcagaaggagaggaggagcatGCTGTGTGTCCCCAGCACACGAGCACACACCCGCTCTACAGACACCAAGCAGCAGGCCGGACCCGTCAGAACACTCTGCTCTGCTACTGCAGGAGAGACATGTGGAGTGAaggagacatttccagctgcTCAGTATGAGAAGACCTACCAGCCCACTGTCTTCACAG GCAGTCATATCTCAGAGGTTCAGCAGGAGAACGAGGctctgaagcagcagctggagctgctggaacTGCAGAGTAAGCAGGACAAGGAGGCATTAAAGGTTGATGCTACACAAGCCAAGGAGGAGCTGAGCAG GCTACAGGAGCACTGTGCAGAGCAGCTGTCCTCGATGAAAGCAGAACACCTCAGGGTGTTAGAACAGCTGCGAGCTAGCCATGCCCTGGAGCACTCAGCCTCAAGAGTGGCCGAACTGGCCAATAAGCTCAACACTCAGGAG CTAACAGTGAAACACCTACAAGAGCAGCTGAGAGAGCTGCAGGGAGTTAAAGATGCCCTGGCAATATCCAGGACCCGAGAGGACGCTCTGCAGAAGCAG CTGACCAGactgctgaaggagctgaaggagtCTAAAGAAGCTCAAAGCCCAGAGGTGAAGCTCATGTGTAGCCTGGAGAGGAAGATCCTCAACATGGAGCTCAGACaccaacacagagagaaggagctgcagcag GTGATTGGTGGGTCGTGGCAGACTGTAGATGCTGATCAGCAGTCAGAGGTGGAGCACTGGAAGCATCTGGCACAGGACAAGAGCAGAGAGCTGGAGGCTTTCCGTCTGGAGCTGGACTCCATCCTGAACATCCTGAGACATCTCCAGAGACAGGGGGTGGTCCTCCCACTCACAGCCCCCTCCACCCACATAAAATGA
- the cep162 gene encoding centrosomal protein of 162 kDa isoform X11 → MSLFPLANQVVFVSRVLSRELPGTQNNSPRTGTFLQVFGFKERTTSSLLFLTPLTDGVDGITMSHRLTKEELDEQFELFLKESVSDDSVDLSRSDKHLGAQSSRQSAQKPTVSWWEDDEHSRRTGRGLLGSGKTFRKSLRNSQSIKEEEEDPGDTVLEDEGLEVAAIIKDSTETEDSVMVPAVNTTNMGLDTLEEEVEKARFFAQLEAGASSTIDYSKLNIELDLSTSTTGTNLRKAEEAVEQSDDDQRKTRVTETIRESPAFTGSPHYSEDFEEEEDGKEPHQKSKMSPILAKVSLYDSLDDTGGDDKRKDTAGSLDRGQSYVQSGGSEMEALHEAYRQIHVVEGSDDHNHHYSSVGGISSPVSPSSPPPQARQSLQPASTNESELPTAEELMRPIRPEKDQIRGFTLQPVSAVEPDQEKTSHFFERTFPDPIPPDSQLKRPGAAYPIAGLKGEKRLHSPDPPNHNLAWSIRQEVERLMQDQNKYSSESSSQADKAKKQPAFHGSTISHPSTSSVRKPTVSSVRGRRVERGIAPPSRAQSAVSRPLQHAQEKAKFTKSQGKDEHTAEPGVKVSSELVASVQSLVAVLQQQIDTSSHHQDATHTLEARQAHSLPEDNAQHTQTCTLHSQVEELRVQLAHKERELQVAKEGAEELNSLRQQNYLLQSKLRSAEEAGQKKRWTDAADSAEVERLQQMEKDRKEQEMLIKGYQQENEKLYLQMKAEQVRSKANEEAMFSENQRLLNELALSREQLHKTSRAVGNVCSMDHTQRITDLLAQLNTFQRNEDKLSEDIHRLKQEKQSLDVDLQLMKKERDLAKAQAMSASGDRTFETHVLEDRHREEVAALKKKLQWFAENQELLDRDAGRLKAATAEIQRLKEQVEKLKMDVGKRSSEHQRKAKEKSVDIKRMQDLERQVKELEQILRHRNPNSLPALIYAAATAGSHDDEPTRTSPPSRISALLERRIQRLEAELESHDEEAKRSLRAMEQQFHRFKLRYEQQISELEQQLEAANSAAGTESRESQVPTLEQELQQVKETHKEREQSLQDQIESLQQQLKHKSHPSPARHQRQAEEAVGVRIERLNQELSAKTQSIRELSRTVERLQKERRSMLCVPSTRAHTRSTDTKQQAGPVRTLCSATAGETCGVKETFPAAQYEKTYQPTVFTGSHISEVQQENEALKQQLELLELQSKQDKEALKVDATQAKEELSRLQEHCAEQLSSMKAEHLRVLEQLRASHALEHSASRVAELANKLNTQELTVKHLQEQLRELQGVKDALAISRTREDALQKQLTRLLKELKESKEAQSPEVKLMCSLERKILNMELRHQHREKELQQVIGGSWQTVDADQQSEVEHWKHLAQDKSRELEAFRLELDSILNILRHLQRQGVVLPLTAPSTHIK, encoded by the exons GACTGCTTGGTTCTGGGAAGACTTTCAGGAAGTCTTTGAGGAATTCCCAGTCTattaaggaggaggaggaggatccaGGAGACACTGTTTTGGAGGACGAAGGACTAGAAGTTGCAGCCATCATCAAAGACAGCACTGAGACAGAGG actCAGTGATGGTACCAGCTGTGAACACTACCAACATGGGGTTGGACACTCTGGAGGAAGAAGTGGAGAAAGCCAGGTTCTTTGCCCAACTAGAGGCTGGAGCTTCATCAACAATAGATTACTCCAAGCTGAACATAGAGCTGGACTTATCAACTTCTACTACTGGTACAAACCTCAG GAAAGCTGAGGAAGCAGTAGAGCAGAGTGATGACGATCAAAGGAAGACCAGAGTCACAGAGACCATCAGAGAGTCTCCAG CTTTTACAGGGTCGCCACATTACAGTGAGGATttcgaggaagaggaggatggaaaAGAGCCACACCAG AAGTCTAAAATGTCTCCAATTCTTGCCAAAG tttctctctATGATTCCCTGGATGACACTGGTGGAGATGACAAGAGAAAGGACACAGCAGGATCACTTGACAGAG gccagtcttATGTGCAGAGTGGCGGGTCAGAGATGGAGGCTCTCCATGAGGCCTACAGACAGATCCATGTTGTGGAAGGTTCAGATGACCACAATCACCATTATTCATCTGTGGGAGGGATCAGCAGCCCCGTGTCtccatcctcccctcctccacagGCCAGACAGTCTCTTCAGCCTGCTTCAACTAATGAATCAG agCTACCCACAGCAGAAGAGCTGATGAGACCCATCCGGCCAGAGAAGGACCAAATCAGAGGCTTCACCCTCCAGCCTGTCAG TGCTGTTGAACCTGACCAAGAAAAAACATCCCACTTCTTTGAAAGGACTTTCCCAGATCCGATTCCACCAGATTCACAACTGAAGCGCCCAGGAGCAGCTTACCCCATTGCAGGGTTAAAGGGAGAAAAGAGATTGCACTCCCCAGACCCTCCCAACCATAACCTGGCATGGAGCATCAGACAGGAAGTAGAGAGGCTGATGCAGGATCAGAACAAATATTCATCTGAATCCTCTTCTCAGGCTGACAAAGCTAAGAAACAACCG GCCTTCCATGGCTCCACGATTTCTCATCCCTCTACATCTTCAGTGAGGAAACCCACCGTGTCTTCTGTGAGAGGCAGGAGAGTGGAGAGGGGTATAGCACCACCTTCCAGAGCTCAGTCTGCTGTGTCCCGTCCTCTGCAGCATGCACAAGAAAAGGCCAAATTCACAAAGAGCCAAGGAAAAGATGAGCACACCG CAGAGCCAGGTGTGAAGGTGAGCAGTGAGCTGGTGGCGTCTGTTCAGTCCCTGGTGgctgtcctgcagcagcagatagACACCAGCAGTCACCACCAGgatgctacacacacactggaagCCAGGCAGGCGCATTCTCTTCCAGAGGACAAt GCCCAACatacacagacatgcacactcCACTctcaggtggaggagctgagagtCCAGCTGGCTCACAAAGAGAGGGAGCTGCAGGTGGCGAAGGAAGGAGCAGAAGAGCTAAACTCACTCAGGCAACAGAACTacctactgcaaagcaag CTGCGGAGTGCAGAGGAAGCGGGTCAGAAGAAGAGATGGACTGATGCTGCTGACTCTGCTGAAGTGGAGAGGCTCCAGCAGatggagaaagacagaaaagagcaGGAAATGCTCATAAAAGGTTACCAACAG GAGAATGAGAAGCTCTATTTGCAGATGAAGGCTGAGCAGGTCAGGAGTAAAGCCAACGAGGAAGCCATGTTCAGTGAAAACCAGAGGCTGCTGAATGAGCTGGCTTTGTCTAG GGAGCAGCTACATAAAACTTCTAGGGCTGTGGGAAATGTCTGCTCAATGGATCACACTCAGCGCATTACAGACCTGTTAGctcaattaaatacatttcag AGGAACGAGGACAAGCTGTCTGAGGACATCCACAGACTGAAACAAGAAAAGCAATCTCTGGATGTAGATCTGCAGCtgatgaagaaagagagagatctGGCTAAAGCTCAGGCCATGTCCGCCTCAG GTGACAGGACTTTTGAGACGCATGTCCTAGAAGACAGGCACAGAGAGGAGGTGGCGGccctgaagaagaagctgcagtgGTTTGCTGAGAACCAGGAGCTTCTGGACAGAGATGCTGGCAGACTGAAGGCTGCTACAGCTGAGATACAACGACTCAAAGAGCAG gtagaaaaactgaaaatggaTGTCGGCAAAAGAAGCAGTGAGCATCAGAGAAAGGCCAAAGAGAAATCCGTGGACATTAAGAGGATGCAGGACCTGGAGCGACAG GTCAAAGAGCTGGAGCAGATACTAAGACACAGAAACCCAAACTCCCTGCCTGCTCTGATCTACGCTGCAGCCACAGCCGGTAGTCATGACGACGAGCCAACCAGGACATCCCCACCCAGCAGGATCAGTGCCCTGCTGGAGCGCAGGATTCAGCGCCTGGAGGCTGAGCTGGAGAGTCATGATGAGGAGGCCAAGCGCAGCCTGCGGGCCATGGAACAACAGTTCCACAGGTTCAAG CTACGCTATGAGCAGCAGATCTCAGAGCTCgagcagcagctggaagcaGCAAACTCAGCAGCGGGGACGGAGTCAAGGGAGTCACAGGTTCCAACACTGGAGCaagagctgcagcaggtgaagGAAACCCACAAGGAGAGAGAACAATCCCTGCAGGACCAGATTGAGtctcttcagcagcagctcaaaCACAAG AGCCACCCCAGCCCGGCCAGGCACCAGCGTCAAGCCGAGGAAGCGGTCGGTGTCCGGATAGAACGGCTGAACCAAGAGCTCAGCGCAAAGACACAAAGCATTCGGGAGCTGAGCCGCACCGTGGAGAGActgcagaaggagaggaggagcatGCTGTGTGTCCCCAGCACACGAGCACACACCCGCTCTACAGACACCAAGCAGCAGGCCGGACCCGTCAGAACACTCTGCTCTGCTACTGCAGGAGAGACATGTGGAGTGAaggagacatttccagctgcTCAGTATGAGAAGACCTACCAGCCCACTGTCTTCACAG GCAGTCATATCTCAGAGGTTCAGCAGGAGAACGAGGctctgaagcagcagctggagctgctggaacTGCAGAGTAAGCAGGACAAGGAGGCATTAAAGGTTGATGCTACACAAGCCAAGGAGGAGCTGAGCAG GCTACAGGAGCACTGTGCAGAGCAGCTGTCCTCGATGAAAGCAGAACACCTCAGGGTGTTAGAACAGCTGCGAGCTAGCCATGCCCTGGAGCACTCAGCCTCAAGAGTGGCCGAACTGGCCAATAAGCTCAACACTCAGGAG CTAACAGTGAAACACCTACAAGAGCAGCTGAGAGAGCTGCAGGGAGTTAAAGATGCCCTGGCAATATCCAGGACCCGAGAGGACGCTCTGCAGAAGCAG CTGACCAGactgctgaaggagctgaaggagtCTAAAGAAGCTCAAAGCCCAGAGGTGAAGCTCATGTGTAGCCTGGAGAGGAAGATCCTCAACATGGAGCTCAGACaccaacacagagagaaggagctgcagcag GTGATTGGTGGGTCGTGGCAGACTGTAGATGCTGATCAGCAGTCAGAGGTGGAGCACTGGAAGCATCTGGCACAGGACAAGAGCAGAGAGCTGGAGGCTTTCCGTCTGGAGCTGGACTCCATCCTGAACATCCTGAGACATCTCCAGAGACAGGGGGTGGTCCTCCCACTCACAGCCCCCTCCACCCACATAAAATGA